One genomic segment of Lytechinus pictus isolate F3 Inbred chromosome 18, Lp3.0, whole genome shotgun sequence includes these proteins:
- the LOC129281427 gene encoding activating signal cointegrator 1 complex subunit 2 homolog, protein MSGSTSHNDRGGIVRSPSEIAAEEELPPSLPSDSEHSAIHDQLTAPMGSYKMTYSQQIGNSDDDSFSESDVDDRRKSETSDGGDDEKSVHLSNYASDEAVSFVESCESFDRYTDSSDEDESKGDNMKGASGVCRRRQSNSDSDTADDSNEEETIDKSPSKASSRDDANLANSGNTSLKMNNPTEVTEHKSSEKFVGIWDDDGSNRKESSKPVRKLWSDYVYKPEAKTARGQLRAGARFTNSFTDKRQTEPVDHSWNMNQCNRFPPQLGMGLGRGLMHPNNNMQYDPNSMRQPGSSRSYQQQRRPNNPYCHYQQQQRYFGMPRGSYASVVQKGAANQGRTDSRNTSNTNLPSRNIPGNENRFPRDQQSYNRQNQNYQQGPNRQNQNYQQQRPSGQGPQRQQPQSYNRGTVTATQILQQQRMQQSQKQQPNGPQRGHPHGQQIQGQPGGKQDNRPSWQPPKGPHVRHIMIGSQQVYLIQPSYNRRPIAEEDPAIVRADPPVPPPYVMLPGGIPLALPMPIRGNFGANTGMPGGQIKTGGSGGMRSYYGVNQQPTAVN, encoded by the coding sequence ATGTCGGGTTCTACTTCGCACAACGACCGTGGTGGGATCGTGAGATCGCCGTCAGAGATCGCTGCAGAAGAAGAGCTACCGCCGTCACTGCCGAGCGATTCCGAACATTCTGCCATTCACGATCAGCTCACCGCTCCAATGGGCAGCTATAAAATGACCTACTCACAGCAGATTGGCAACAGTGATGACGACAGTTTTAGCGAAAGTGATGTCGATGACCGTCGAAAGAGCGAAACCAGTGATGGCGGTGACGACGAGAAAAGCGTTCACTTATCCAACTACGCGAGTGACGAGGCGGTGTCGTTTGTCGAGAGTTGTGAGTCTTTCGACCGCTATACCGACAGCAGTGACGAAGATGAGAGCAAGGGGGACAATATGAAGGGAGCCAGTGGTGTCTGCCGACGCCGTCAGTCCAACAGTGACAGTGACACCGCCGATGACTCAAATGAAGAGGAGACGATAGATAAGTCGCCCAGTAAAGCGAGCAGTCGTGATGATGCGAATTTAGCAAATTCTGGGAATActtctttgaaaatgaataaccCTACTGAGGTAACCGAACATAAATCGAGTGAGAAGTTCGTGGGCATATGGGATGATGACGGCTCTAACAGGAAAGAATCGTCAAAACCTGTAAGAAAACTCTGGAGCGATTACGTTTATAAACCGGAAGCGAAGACGGCTCGAGGGCAGTTGCGGGCTGGTGCCCGATTCACAAACTCCTTTACCGATAAACGCCAAACAGAACCCGTTGACCATTCCTGGAATATGAACCAATGCAATCGTTTTCCACCCCAACTGGGGATGGGTCTTGGCCGTGGGTTGATGCATCCAAATAATAACATGCAGTATGATCCGAACAGCATGAGGCAACCCGGGTCATCTAGAAGCTACCAACAACAGCGTCGTCCTAACAATCCATACTGCCATTATCAGCAACAGCAAAGGTACTTCGGGATGCCACGAGGGTCCTACGCTAGTGTTGTCCAAAAGGGTGCAGCGAATCAAGGGCGTACAGATTCAAGGAATACAAGCAACACGAATTTGCCCAGTCGCAACATCCCGGGAAATGAAAACAGGTTCCCGCGAGATCAACAGAGTTACAACAGACAGAATCAAAACTATCAACAGGGTCCAAACCGACAAAATCAAAACTACCAGCAGCAGCGACCATCGGGTCAAGGGCCACAGAGGCAGCAACCGCAGAGTTACAATCGTGGCACGGTGACGGCAACGCAGATTCTCCAACAACAACGGATGCAGCAATCTCAGAAGCAACAACCCAATGGACCACAGAGAGGACATCCTCATGGACAACAGATCCAGGGACAGCCTGGAGGCAAACAGGACAATCGCCCATCGTGGCAACCACCAAAGGGACCCCACGTCCGACACATCATGATAGGTAGCCAACAGGTGTACCTTATCCAGCCATCTTACAATAGGCGTCCGATAGCTGAAGAAGATCCAGCGATTGTACGAGCCGATCCTCCTGTACCACCTCCATATGTCATGCTACCTGGAGGCATACCACTTGCGCTTCCCATGCCCATACGGGGAAATTTTGGTGCGAACACCGGCATGCCTGGGGGACAGATAAAAAccggtggcagcggtgggatgcgGAGCTATTATGGTGTAAATCAACAACCAACAGCCGTGAACTAA